A stretch of the Musa acuminata AAA Group cultivar baxijiao chromosome BXJ2-7, Cavendish_Baxijiao_AAA, whole genome shotgun sequence genome encodes the following:
- the LOC103992392 gene encoding uncharacterized protein LOC103992392 yields MTADAGEYSVRSGVELEGTVGLGLEIEGDRKEGGDPNGIACWVGEEKDGGRVGRSVVVENGGFDNSPRKDLDLDVKVDPEAIGDQETSEGNEENGELIVENGDGYHEGVDHVIELATTGASVCKDTTTFDDVKEVNVEADSKGTVAEEGHAESEADEPKDKINIDMLGEKESDAKGGMCEEEVEMSKEEVNVELCSENNQDHLVDNAKLENFRDKSEVELDSATIEEGEKQGGETTVEEMNLEVESDATVEVEKKPENAVAAVNDHMSSGSSDDDDKKQEPEIVGIGTDQQEVPKSSTVECNDQEAKIMVNNIYHQLGQKVVDRMDRKLEIVAATRYDDGETDKIAPTLAEVTKEPRSMPSTPNNHDQVESVISESQFMRTKDQVESELTTEVEPEEELKTGVTNFVDQAEPTPAAEVAKEQKSKTSVTEILPSESSVEQKEMRLLNGSNNLLTHKCLDKNRTVLDVNKRTTLQTVDDSESSESQNAKYISDSDAKLNKAEAGSEPIKNCNTIVIEHSNDLHPTEGSSSLDVPHVVYKEVEVPISMEELLDASDQSIGSCTQPCVEASPSEMEGGNFSAVDVPSPLDTNSGMPVESSQLANAGESMSDFANTCADIQDKLGNDVAGSDSHEAETGFNVAVDHVDKFKSNISLISSTEDGLCMTVNGNEEAVQGEAGVIEGIQVPTKDPSASNLGGEKVDTPSGKPQAIYIIRVPRYVDDQLSSKIQIAQSEVNEKTQRRDSIKVAIEKQKVTCNEFWKRFETAKAEERAARAAVTAKRQQIDSVQLMMNKLKNAHSIEELHDKIQTMEFELQHATMPLKEEKQYIRELKQLRQQVDQLTSSMGSEAEIDEVFDQKEVDERFKSLKKELEPLRTEVSRTEANSAAARKKYDEQQLLLKGLQQQFKDADAVRQKAYGHWRELKNVLIEKYKHFGMYKNDQKSAENYISSKDFEGLQLHCSKQVEKVMNLWNNDDEFRMQYVRSNMNSTLRRLKTSDGRSLGPDEEPPVLRSNQGKGPSFPLPLANISNSVPPVALEAKIEASKGVDLFPTLQAATKNQPVKPKKTAKPISDKTKETVVAKVLDREVENNEVDSRTKEEEERIKKEEELLKKEEELRKQKAEAELKEQCRLEQRAKAKEAEERKKRQAEKAHARAEYRAQKEAELREKKRAKKHKKKGVTGEDTTVSGAEEDPAPSTETSPPEAAREADVTATKNRPSRPVVTAKQYNKIQSIPLPLRKKGKRKMATWMWVLLTVLVVLLLFLAGNYISISGLTFPQSAF; encoded by the exons ATGACGGCTGATGCTGGCGAGTATAGTGTTAGATCTGGGGTCGAATTGGAGGGGACGGTGGGTCTGGGTTTAGAGATTGAGGGAGATCGGAAGGAGGGTGGGGATCCAAATGGCATTGCGTGCTGGGTTGGTGAGGAGAAGGATGGGGGTCGTGTTGGGCGGTCGGTGGTGGTGGAGAATGGAGGTTTCGATAATTCACCGCGTAAGGATCTTGATTTGGACGTCAAAGTAGATCCAGAGGCCATCGGAGATCAGGAAACGAGCGAAGGGAATGAAGAGAACGGGGAATTGATTGTGGAGAATGGGGATGGTTACCATGAAGGTGTTGATCATGTGATAGAATTAGCAACGACTGGGGCTTCTGTTTGTAAGGACACCACAACCTTTGACGATGTGAAAGAGGTAAACGTTGAAGCAGATTCAAAAGGAACTGTTGCTGAGGAAGGACATGCTGAGTCAGAGGCTGATGAACCGAAAGACAAAATCAATATTGATATGCTTGGGGAGAAGGAAAGTGATGCAAAAGGTGGAATGTGTGAGGAGGAAGTGGAGATGAGCAAGGAGGAGGTGAATGTGGAGCTGTGCTCCGAGAATAATCAGGATCACTTGGTGGATAATGCTAAACTGGAAAACTTTAGGGACAAAAGTGAGGTTGAACTAGACTCAGCCACCATTGAGGAAGGAGAAAAACAAGGAGGCGAGACCACAGTTGAGGAGATGAACCTTGAAGTAGAATCAGACGCAACTGTTGAAGTTGAAAAGAAGCCGGAGAATGCAGTTGCAGCGGTTAATGACCACATGAGTTCAGGCTCCTCTGATGATGATGACAAAAAGCAAGAACCTGAGATCGTAGGCATTGGGACTGACCAACAAGAGGTACCAAAATCATCTACTGTAGAATGTAATGATCAAGAAGCAAAGATTATGGTCAATAATATCTACCATCAACTGGGACAGAAAGTAGTTGACAGAATGGATAGAAAGCTGGAGATCGTTGCTGCTACTAGATATGATGATGGCGAAACAGATAAGATTGCACCTACTTTGGCCGAAGTAACAAAGGAGCCACGGTCCATGCCTTCTACACCAAACAATCATGACCAAGTAGAGTCAGTTATTTCTGAATCCCAGTTTATGCGGACCAAAGATCAAGTAGAATCAGAATTAACTACTGAAGTAGAACCCGAGGAGGAGCTCAAGACTGGAGTGACAAATTTTGTGGACCAAGCTGAACCAACACCAGCTGCAGAAGTTGCAAAAGAACAGAAATCCAAGACCTCGGTAACAGAGATTCTGCCATCTGAATCATCTGTTGAGCAAAAGGAAATGAGGTTGTTGAATGGATCCAATAATCTTTTGACACATAAATGCTTGGATAAAAATAGGACAGTCTTAGATGTCAATAAAAGAACCACTTTACAAACAGTAGATGACAGTGAATCATCTGAAAGTCAAAATGCCAAATATATCTCTGACAGTGATGCTAAGTTAAATAAGGCTGAAGCAGGCAGTGAACCCATCAAGAATTGTAACACTATTGTCATTGAACATTCTAATGATTTGCATCCTACAGAAGGTTCCAGCAGCTTAGATGTGCCTCATGTTGTCTACAAGGAAGTAGAAGTTCCTATTTCTATGGAAGAGCTGCTAGATGCCAGTGATCAATCCATTGGTAGTTGTACCCAACCTTGTGTTGAAGCAAGTCCTTCAGAAATGGAAGGTGGTAATTTCAGTGCAGTAGATGTGCCCAGCCCATTAGATACCAATAGTGGCATGCCAGTAGAATCATCGCAACTTGCAAATGCAGGTGAAAGCATGTCTGATTTTGCTAATACTTGTGCGGACATACAAGACAAATTAGGCAATGATGTAGCTGGAAGTGACAGTCATGAAGCTGAAACTGGCTTTAATGTAGCTGTTGATCATGTTGACAAATTCAAATCTAACATTTCTTTGATCAGTTCTACTGAAGATGGACTATGTATGACTGTGAATGGCAATGAAGAAGCTGTGCAAGGGGAAGCTGGAGTTATTGAAGGGATTCAAGTCCCAACAAAAGATCCTAGTGCGTCAAACTTGGGAGGTGAGAAGGTGGACACTCCCTCGGGAAAACCCCAAGCGATTTACATAATTAGGGTACCAAGATATGTAGATGATCAGCTCTCATCAAAGATACAGATTGCTCAGTCAGAAGTGAATGAGAAAACACAAAGAAGGGACTCTATCAAAGTTGCTATTGAGAAGCAGAAG GTGACTTGTAATGAATTCTGGAAAAGGTTTGAAACTGCAAAAGCAGAAGAGAGAGCTGCAAGAGCTGCCGTTACTGCCAAGCGCCAACAGATAGATTCTGTCCAGTTAATGATGAACAAGTTGAAAAATGCTCATTCAATTGAGGAACTCCATGATAAG ATACAAACCATGGAGTTCGAGCTTCAGCATGCAACCATGCCTTTGAAAGAAGAAAAGCAATACATACGTGAGCTTAAACAGTTGAGACAACAGGTAGATCAACTCACTTCCAGTATGGGTTCAGAGGCAGAAATTGATGAGGTATTTGATCAAAAAGAGGTTGATGAGCGGTTCAAG AGTTTGAAGAAGGAACTAGAACCTCTTAGAACTGAAGTGTCGCGAACTGAAGCAAATTCTGCTGCCGCCCGGAAGAAGTATGATGAACAACAACTTCTTCTGAAAGGTCTTCAACAACAATTTAAAGATGCTGATGCTGTTCGGCAGAAAGCATATGGGCATTGGCGAGAACTCAAAAATGTGTTAATCGAAAAG TACAAACATTTTGGCATGTACAAGAATGATCAGAAATCTGCAGAAAACTATATATCTTCAAAAGATTTTGAGGGACTCCAGCTACATTGTAGCAAACAG GTGGAAAAGGTAATGAATCTATGGAACAATGATGATGAGTTCCGCATGCAGTATGTTAGATCGAACATGAATAGCACATTGAGAAGATTGAAGACATCTGATGGAAGATCCCTTGGCCCAGATGAGGAGCCACCTGTTCTTCGAAGCAACCAAGGCAAGGGTCCAAGCTTTCCTCTGCCACTGGCCAACATCAGTAATTCTGTTCCACCTGTGGCCTTGGAAGCAAAAATAGAAGCATCCAAAGGAGTAGATTTGTTTCCAACTCTGCAAGCAGCAACAAAGAATCAGCCTGTTAAACCGAAAAAAACTGCAAAGCCTATTTCAGACAAGACCAAGGAAACTGTTGTTGCTAAGGTTTTGGATAGAGAAGTTGAAAATAATGAAGTGGATAGTCgaacaaaggaggaagaggagcgcataaagaaggaagaagaattgttgaagaaggaagaggaattaAGAAAGCAAAAGGCTGAGGCTGAGTTAAAAGAACAGTGCCGGTTAGAGCAGAGAGCTAAAGCCAAAGAGGcagaagaaaggaaaaagagaCAAGCTGAGAAGGCACATGCCCGAGCAGAATACCGGGCACAGAAGGAAGCTGAACTAAGAGAGAAG AAGAGAGCAAAGAAGCACAAAAAGAAAGGTGTGACTGGTGAAGACACTACAGTGAGTGGCGCTGAGGAAGACCCTGCTCCCTCTACTGAAACTAGTCCACCTGAGGCTGCTCGGGAAGCTGATGTCACAGCAACAAAAAACAGACCTTCACGGCCAGTCGTCACGGCAAAGCAGTATAACAAGATACAGTCAATTCCTCTGCCACTTCGTAAGAAGGGTAAGCGAAAGATGGCTACATGGATGTGGGTGCTTCTAACAGTTCTGGTAGTACTCTTACTGTTTCTGGCAGGCAACTACATCTCCATTTCCGGTCTCACTTTCCCACAGTCTGCATTTTGA
- the LOC135617652 gene encoding AT-hook motif nuclear-localized protein 25-like, translated as MAGMESGSGSGGSGGSSRYLHHLLCPPPPSTHVPPQDSKPSPEKSPKVSPDHGGGDQPSDSSPAGASGGPVRRPRGRPPGSKNKPKPPIIVTRDSPNALRSHVLEVASGADVFECVSDYARRRGRGVSVLSGTGAVTNVALRQPGASTPGSVVATLRGRFEIISLTGTVLPPPAPPGAGGLSVFLSGGQGQVIGGSVAGPLVATGPVVLMVASFTNAVYERLPLEGDEEEAEAAVQGQQPAVSQSSGITGGGGEGGGSGGTSGVPFYNLTGNMGSYQLPGDAFAWGGGGVRPPF; from the coding sequence ATGGCCGGGATGGAATCCGGCAGCGGAAGCGGCGGCAGCGGAGGCTCTTCGCGTTACCTCCACCACCTCCTTTGCCCGCCGCCGCCGTCGACCCACGTCCCGCCGCAGGATTCCAAGCCATCCCCGGAGAAAAGCCCCAAGGTCTCGCCCGACCACGGCGGCGGCGACCAGCCGTCTGACTCCTCCCCGGCGGGTGCATCCGGGGGCCCCGTCCGCCGCCCCCGCGGCCGCCCGCCCGGCTCCAAGAACAAGCCGAAGCCCCCGATCATAGTCACCCGCGACAGCCCCAACGCCCTCCGCTCCCACGTGCTCGAGGTAGCCAGCGGCGCCGACGTATTCGAATGCGTCTCCGACTACGCTCGGCGGCGGGGGCGGGGCGTCTCCGTCCTCAGCGGCACCGGCGCGGTCACCAACGTGGCCCTACGCCAGCCCGGGGCGTCGACGCCCGGGAGCGTGGTGGCGACGCTCAGAGGCCGGTTCGAGATCATCTCGCTGACGGGGACCGTCCTTCCTCCTCCGGCCCCGCCAGGCGCCGGGGGGCTGTCCGTGTTCCTCTCCGGAGGACAGGGACAGGTGATCGGAGGCAGCGTAGCAGGGCCGCTGGTGGCGACGGGGCCGGTGGTGCTGATGGTGGCGTCCTTCACCAATGCGGTTTACGAGCGGCTGCCACTGGAAGGcgacgaggaggaggcggaggctgCGGTGCAGGGTCAGCAACCGGCGGTCTCGCAGTCCTCGGGCATTACCGGAGGCGGCGGTGAGGGCGGGGGCAGCGGCGGCACCAGTGGCGTCCCATTCTATAACCTAACTGGGAACATGGGGAGTTACCAGCTTCCCGGTGATGCCTTTGCATGGGGCGGTGGCGGGGTTCGGCCACCCTTCTAA